The following is a genomic window from Takifugu rubripes chromosome 13, fTakRub1.2, whole genome shotgun sequence.
CCACAACCCCTTGGAGTTCTGCATCTGGGCAAGGTGAGTCGAGAGTCCTGCACAGAGGTGGAAGCAATGAGGATTGTTGTTCCGCGGGCTGCTATTAGCCGTAGCAGTCGCACCACTCCTGTTGAGGGAAAAGGGGAAGCTGGGCAACAAAGTGAGGGTTGGGGCTCTTCCCTACTGCCTGTGGCTGAGGACTGGAAAGGACAAATGGAAAAGCTGCAAAACTCTGAACGCAGGCTTCTCCAGGACAAAGAAGGCCTTTCCAATCAGCTCCGGGTGCAGACAGAGGTAGGACTCAAACCAAACTGATAATTGTTGGATATGATTCTatatttttggggggttttttcatgttttgtgtCTTGCATGAGGTCAGCTAAAGTCAAATTTAATCGTTTCTTTGACCCAGGTGAACCGTGAACTAAAGAAGCTGCTGGTAGCGTCGGTCGGGGATGACCTGCAGTATCACTTTGAGCGTCTCTCGCGGGAGAAGAACCAGCTTATTCTGGAGAACGAGGCACTGGGCAGGAATCTGGCACACACCACCGAGCAGCTCGAGCGGATGAGTATCCAGTGTGACGTTTGGAGGAGCAAGTTTTTGGCCAGCAGGTAggaaagagatgaagaaaacaCATGGTGGCGTTTCAGTGCCCGGCCACCTGACATCACCAGATTTAGAACGAAATGATTTTGTTGTGTTTAATAAAGAGTTTTATATTGATGTTTGATCTTCAGGGTCATGGCAGAGGAGTTGACAACTGCCAGAGCAGCTCTCCAAAGACAGACAAGAGAGGCACAGGGAGCCATTCAAGACCTGCttttagagagagaggagtTCTCCAGGAACATGTTACTCACTCACAGGTACATGTAACCTTCGATGTATCGTCACTGAATTTGACTTATAAAGACAATGCTCCTGTGGATGCAATGCCGACTCCGGCTCCTGGTACATAATCGATGAATGCTTGAACTCTGTTGCCTCAAAAGATCAATTTGAGCCACGTTCTCTTAAATATTCACGCACAGACTTCATGTCAGAGTAAAGAACAAGTTCTTCTTTGGTGGTTagtttttctgctgcagctgtagaGCTACTCTGGGGTTTATAATAACATTTATATATTCAGCATAAATTTTATCTAGTTTACGTTACACAGGCagtctttattttaatgtttgccTTTTTCAGGTCcttggagcagctgctggtgtcTCTGCAGTGGGGCAGACAGCAGACTTACTACCCCAGCGCACAGCCCCTCAGCACCGGAGATCTGGCCACATCCAACCATAAGCTGGCGGAGGCCATCAATTCGCACCTGCTGGGAAAGTTCACCAGCAACAGCCCGAAGAGCAGCGGCGCAACGGCTCAGCAGCGCTGCAACACGCCGGCCGAGATGATGGCAGAGAAGGTTACTGGCTCCATTTGCCTGCACTGGTCCAACCATTGTCCAATAATGAGTAATATTCATCATTGAAACTCCTTGTTTTCTGTCACAGGTCCTGAAGATTTTGGATCCAATTACCCCCCCGGAAAACAAGGCAGAGCCTCCATTCAGTGACTCCACCCCCTCAAATTTTCTCGGCAACAAAAAGAGCATCGGCAGGTTTCACCCTTACACCCGCTATGAGAACATCACTTTTAACTGCTGTGAGCGGTGCTCTGGAGACATCCTGGTGCTGTAGAGGTCAAACGCTGGTCACCTGGCTCTGATGATGTCAGCAGTCCACACGGGACTCTGGAACTTGACGCTGCTGTGGTTACTGATTCCGACAGATAACCAGAAGCTGGCGAAAAGCCCTGATGTTGGGTCACCATCTTCACCCTGTTCAGAATAATTATTTTAAGGAGTTTAAAAACTTCAAATCATTTCTGCAGTAAGGGAAACTGCCAGTTCTAACCGATATGTGAGGTCAACATGAATCAGtgttaaatgattaaaacatgcTGTTATGGTGCCTACTTTGTGACGCTTGAATGttgcagtattttatttattcttaaatgcatttttaaatacGTAAACAGAATGAATAATAGATGAGAGGACACATCTTCTCCTAATACTTGTATGGCAGCCGTGTCGCTTTTAAACCTGCTTTTTTATTCGAAAGTTTGAACCGTTTACTTAAACTACACAATTTAATGAAAACTTTGTTCCTTTCATTGATTTAAGCAGTTTGCATTGAATTCATACTTTGTATTTAAAATTGATTCTAAAAATCAATGGTTTACATTTTTTCAAGGAACATTTTTCAAAAACAAGGTGATTTATTGTAACCGGATATCATTGTTATGgctgatgtttttaaataattttagtTTTACCCTGTAAATGCCATTTTATCAAAACAAATAGTAAATTAGTTGTCTTTACCAAAACTGGAGGTGTTTTAATTAATCTGTTCTGAAAACTAATTTGTCATTCAAAGAACTGGGAGATATGTGGATTTTTTTGCTCTAATGCCAGACCAAATATGAAAGGctgtttatatatttataaaataaagCATCTTGTATTAAACCTGCACTGGAATCAGAAtacacaacagaaacacattttatttatgttttgacATTCCCACAGACACTTCTGAGTTTAATCGTCATCCCACAACgtctttttgccttttcttccctccattAAATATGTGCGTAATCTAGTCGTAGCTGGTTTTCCTCTGTCACCAGGATTCCCCGTTATCCTTTCTTTAGCTGTAAATCCAGGCTGACTTTGACCTTCATTTTTATGTGTCTGTTTTGTAGGCTTTAACCACAAGTCTCTTTCTTTTGTCACTCCCCTTGCCTGGTTATTTACCAtctttttctgtgtctgttgATGGTAAAAGCCATCGTGCTTTCTCTGAGGAACAAACTTCAACGCCTCCTCCCATTTCCCCGTCTCCTTGAGAGCCAGCATGATGCGAATCATCTGATCCAGTGTTAGATTTTTAGCTCCCATCTCCCAGTTTAAGAAGTGATCTAGGGGTAAACGGGCTGTGGCCAGTTTGAGGCGCTTAGCATTGGCTAATGACAGGCCTGACTGGATCGACCGGTCCACGAGAGCCCCAATGATGTAGACTTTGGAATGGTCAAAAGTACGGAGAACGTTGGGGGAATCAGCAGTGAGATACACCAGCTGTTCTCGAGGGAACACTTGGCTATGCTGCCGATCAGTGCAGGTAACGAGGAGTCGGCTCCAGGTCTCTGTGCCGTAGCGTTTCAGGAACTCCTGCATGTAAGTCCCGTCAGGCTGCAGGTTGCAGAAGTGAAGATGGAATGGCTCAGCAGCACGTCTGTTCCaaccctccacctccatcagctGGGACACAGTATTGTCTATCTCACGCCTGGACATGTTGGACTCGTAGCTCATGTCAAACACCAGCGGCTGATCAAACATCATGGCCTGGGCGCACCTCCAGCCCAACAGTTTGTCCAGGGAGCGGCTCCAAAACTGTAATAAGAATGTGTTTTTAGCCGCTGCTCCACTCTGATCACCGCCTTCCTCTTCACAAATGCTCTGTTTGTTGCTCTGAattgctgcttccttttcttcttttttcctctgctgcttctgtttccgGGACTGTTTGTGGCGCTCTTTTATAGCCAGGTATTTCAGGTACTTCTTCTTGGAAGATTTGGTGTCGAGTTCTGCAAGGGCCTTAATCTCTTCATCAGTTATCTCTTGAGGTACAAGTTTCCCTGCGTAGCGCCACATCACTACCAGATCCCGAGTTGCCTCCAACAATGTATTTCCCTTTGCATCGACTTGTGCTTGAAGGTTTTCTTCGTCATCACTGCCTTCATCTCCTTGGTGGACATCTTTAGCTTTTGTCACCATTTTAGCTCTCATAACAGTCTTCCATTTATCCACGTCAACTTTCTCCGCCTCGGCGGATTCATCACTTTTTGGTTGGAGCTCATCTTTCCACAGTTGACTACCAGTCTTGTAATGGCGAGCAACGTTCTTTGGTCGGGGGTGACTTGTGATGCCAATTGGGACAACGCTTTTCGTCTTGGTAACACAATATGCCACAGTCCTATTACATTTGCAAAGTTCAGAAAAGGCTTGGGACGAAAGAAGCCTCAACATCGTAAAAGTGCAGCTTAAATTAATGCAAAAAACGGGCGAATGaaccaggaagaaaaaaaaaaatcagtggaCAACCGCTTCGTCTTGATCAAGCTGAACAAATTACCTAAACGATGCGTTGTTTTCCGTCTTTAACTGTCATAAACGCTTACAAGAGACCAACATTTTGTGATGTGTTGAGTCCTCTTTTAGCCACACTGTTTTGACTGCTAGAGGCGTCCATGCTCGTTAGGGAGGTCACGTTGTTACAGTGTTACACTTAAATGTGTCGTGGTAGAAAATAACAGCATCTTCCACATGGAACATTAGACCTGTCTGCCCTTGACTCTTTAATGTGAAATGTGTCACAGTAATAAAATATACAGGTGCAATTAATTtgtgtttaatcacatttataATATCAAATGTTTGTATCAATTTTGAACAACTTATAGAAGAAATTTCTTCATGGTCGGATGTTTTAGTGTTTCGGACCCCAACAATGACGTATTTCCTCCTACTAGCGAAGAACGAAAAATAGATTATTCCTCAATATGAGTTTATTTTTGCCAAAATTATCGTCCAAAAAGGATATAGATGAAGTCATTAAAGGTGTCGCAGAAAAGGTCGTAGTTTTGAGGTTCGGAAGAGATGAAGATTCAGTCTGTCTCCAGCTGGACGAAATCGTGAGTAGCACTTAGACTGATATGACTCTGGTCGAATTGTCGTCATTTAAAACATATTCATTATC
Proteins encoded in this region:
- the blzf1 gene encoding golgin-45, which produces MTAIIRGSATVPVRVAGDGMETNKTPIVVEANTDSTPNSPNTPPPVKVPSPTRSPKCSPSAPSAAPQPLGVLHLGKVSRESCTEVEAMRIVVPRAAISRSSRTTPVEGKGEAGQQSEGWGSSLLPVAEDWKGQMEKLQNSERRLLQDKEGLSNQLRVQTEVNRELKKLLVASVGDDLQYHFERLSREKNQLILENEALGRNLAHTTEQLERMSIQCDVWRSKFLASRVMAEELTTARAALQRQTREAQGAIQDLLLEREEFSRNMLLTHRSLEQLLVSLQWGRQQTYYPSAQPLSTGDLATSNHKLAEAINSHLLGKFTSNSPKSSGATAQQRCNTPAEMMAEKVLKILDPITPPENKAEPPFSDSTPSNFLGNKKSIGRFHPYTRYENITFNCCERCSGDILVL
- the trmt10c gene encoding tRNA methyltransferase 10 homolog C, with protein sequence MLRLLSSQAFSELCKCNRTVAYCVTKTKSVVPIGITSHPRPKNVARHYKTGSQLWKDELQPKSDESAEAEKVDVDKWKTVMRAKMVTKAKDVHQGDEGSDDEENLQAQVDAKGNTLLEATRDLVVMWRYAGKLVPQEITDEEIKALAELDTKSSKKKYLKYLAIKERHKQSRKQKQQRKKEEKEAAIQSNKQSICEEEGGDQSGAAAKNTFLLQFWSRSLDKLLGWRCAQAMMFDQPLVFDMSYESNMSRREIDNTVSQLMEVEGWNRRAAEPFHLHFCNLQPDGTYMQEFLKRYGTETWSRLLVTCTDRQHSQVFPREQLVYLTADSPNVLRTFDHSKVYIIGALVDRSIQSGLSLANAKRLKLATARLPLDHFLNWEMGAKNLTLDQMIRIMLALKETGKWEEALKFVPQRKHDGFYHQQTQKKMVNNQARGVTKERDLWLKPTKQTHKNEGQSQPGFTAKERITGNPGDRGKPATTRLRTYLMEGRKGKKTLWDDD